Genomic window (Thermodesulfobacteriota bacterium):
TAAGAATGTCCAGAAAGCCCTTGAGTATGAGATCAAGAGGCAATCAAATACCCTAGATGAGGGGGATAAAGTGATCCAGGAGACAAGATTGTGGGATGCAGCAAAAGGAGCTACCTTATCAATGCGAGGCAAGGAAGATGCCCATGATTATAGATATTTCCCTGAGCCCGATCTGGTCCCTTTAGCAGTAAATTATAATTGGATAGAAGAGATAAGAGAAAGCCTGCCAGAATTGCCCGACGAGAAAAGAGACCGGTTTGTTAAGGAATATCAGATCCCTGAGTATGATGCTCAGGTGCTTACCACATCTAAATCTCTGGCAAATTATTATGAAGAGTGTGTAAAACTGTATCAAAACCCAAAGGTGGTTAGTAACTGGGTGATGGGAGAGTTATTGCGGAGATTAAAGACGGATGACGGAGAAATAGAAAAATGCCAGGTAACTTCTGAGTTATTGGCCAGAATGCTGAAGATGATAGAAGACGGCACAATCAGTAGCAGGATAGCAAAGACAGTATTCGAGGATATCTACCTTACAGGTGAACCCCCTGAAAAGATAGTGGAAAAAAAGGGGCTTCTGCAGGTTACCGACCAACAAGAACTTTTGGAGGTTATTGAAAAGGTACTGGCAGAGAATCCCAAAGAGGTGGAAAACTACAAAAAGGGAAAGACCAAGCTGTTCGGCTTCTTTGTAGGACAGATAATGAAGGAGACAAAAGGTAAGGCTAACCCCAATTTGGTTAATGAAATCCTAAAAAAAATGTTGATGGACTCATAAAAAGTCAAAATTGGGATGGCAAAGTAATCCGCCAGAGGCGGACCAGATGCAAGGCGCGCAAATCCTGAGGAGTGAGGCGTACTTAGGGGTACGCTGCAACGACGAAGGATGCAGCGCAATCCGCCTCAGGCGGACAGATGGACTTTTTACGAAGCCATCAATATTGGATTCATAAGGAGAAGCAATGGCATTTAAAACTATAGAATGGCGGGGTGATGCTGTAGTATTGATTGATCAGACTAAATTACCCAATGAAGAGGTTTACATTGAATGCAGAGATCATATGTCTATTGCAAAGGCTATTAGAGACTTGAAAGTGCGAGGGGCTCCGGCTATTGGAGTTACTGCTGCTATGGGTGTTGCCTTGGGTGCAAAGACTATAGAAGCAGATGACCGTAAAGAGTTTGTTGCTGAACTAAAGGGTATTTGTGATGTTCTGTCGAAAACCCGTCCTACAGCGGTCAACCTCTTCTGGGCAATTGACAGGATGATGGCGGTTGCCCGGTCTTATAGTGGTCTGGATATGGACGGCTTAAAGGAACTTCTTGAAGAAGAAGCCCTGGCGATCTATGAGGATGATATCTGTATCAATCATCAGATTGGGGTTCATGGTAAAGTCTTTATTAAGGATAATGATACTATTCTTACCCATTGTAATGCAGGAGCTCTTGCTACAGCAGGATTTGGTACCGCATTAGGGGTTATCAGGGCGGCATGGGAGAAAAACAAAAATATCAGAGTATTTGCAGACGAAACGCGTCCATTTCTTCAGGGAGCAAGGCTGACTGCATGGGAATTGATGAAGGACAAGATACCTGTAACTCTTATAACCGATAATATGGCAGGCCACTTCATGAAGAAGAAGATGATTGACCTGGTAATAGTAGGGGCGGACAGGATTGCCGCAAATGGAGATGTCGCAAATAAGATAGGTACATATACTGTAGCAGTCCTAGCTAAAGAACATGGGATCCCCTTTTATGTAGCCGCTCCTGTATCTACCCTTGACCTGACACTAAAAAGTGGTGAAGAGATTCCAATAGAGGAGAGGGATGAAAGAGAGGTAACACAAATAGGAGGAGTAACGATAGCTCCAAAAAACGTAAAGGTTCTAAACCCTGCTTTTGATGTTACCCCAAACACCTTTATAACGGCTATTATTACTGAGAAGGGAGTTATAACCAAACCCTTTTTAGATAGTTTAAAGAATTTAAAAGAGGGTTGTAAATAGTATATTCCCTATGTCAACTGCCTGCCAATACAGGATAGATATCTTCACCGGTTCCCCCTGAAAATTGGATAAGGTAAAAAGATTTGACTTATCATTTGCAATGATATA
Coding sequences:
- the gatB gene encoding Asp-tRNA(Asn)/Glu-tRNA(Gln) amidotransferase subunit GatB, with product MEFEAIIGLEVHAQLLTKSKIFCSCSTAFGAEPNTHTCPVCLGMPGVLPVLNKKVVDLALKVALATHCEIARYSRFARKNYFYPDLPKGYQISQYELPLAEHGYIEIVADGKSKRIGITRVHMEEDAGKLLHDEAEEDVSYSYVDLNRTGVPLIEIVSEPDIRTPEEASEYLKNLRGILQYLDVCDGNMEEGSFRCDANISLRPTGQVGFGTKTELKNMNSFKNVQKALEYEIKRQSNTLDEGDKVIQETRLWDAAKGATLSMRGKEDAHDYRYFPEPDLVPLAVNYNWIEEIRESLPELPDEKRDRFVKEYQIPEYDAQVLTTSKSLANYYEECVKLYQNPKVVSNWVMGELLRRLKTDDGEIEKCQVTSELLARMLKMIEDGTISSRIAKTVFEDIYLTGEPPEKIVEKKGLLQVTDQQELLEVIEKVLAENPKEVENYKKGKTKLFGFFVGQIMKETKGKANPNLVNEILKKMLMDS
- the mtnA gene encoding S-methyl-5-thioribose-1-phosphate isomerase, with product MAFKTIEWRGDAVVLIDQTKLPNEEVYIECRDHMSIAKAIRDLKVRGAPAIGVTAAMGVALGAKTIEADDRKEFVAELKGICDVLSKTRPTAVNLFWAIDRMMAVARSYSGLDMDGLKELLEEEALAIYEDDICINHQIGVHGKVFIKDNDTILTHCNAGALATAGFGTALGVIRAAWEKNKNIRVFADETRPFLQGARLTAWELMKDKIPVTLITDNMAGHFMKKKMIDLVIVGADRIAANGDVANKIGTYTVAVLAKEHGIPFYVAAPVSTLDLTLKSGEEIPIEERDEREVTQIGGVTIAPKNVKVLNPAFDVTPNTFITAIITEKGVITKPFLDSLKNLKEGCK